The genomic region GAAAGAGAGAAGGTTGAGGAGAGAAGAACATGGAAGggaataatgataaatatgaaaaaatgaaaggaggtgatggagaagaaggagaagatgaacaACTTATCATAGATTTTCTGAAAAAAACGTATTACCATTTTGGAGCCAAAGCCATGGAATACCTTAatttgctatcttttctccatgataTCCCCAACTACttggaaaatggaaaatttccaGCTACTTTGTTAGTAGGTGAAAACGTTTGTAATATAACTGACTTGTGAGTCCTGTCCGGAACCAGCTTGACGCCATCCCTTTGCCAGGTGATAACAGGCACGGGGTCACCATCTGCCTTGCAGGGCAGCTCAATGCTGGTGCCTAGGGGCGCCGAGATGGGGTAGGGCCTCAACAGGATGCGCGGCGGTCGACTGCCGAAGCCCTTCACGCGCAGGTCCGCATTCGCCTCGGCCGAACCCACCTGGTTCTGCGCCAGGCAGGTGTACAAGCCGGAGTCTGACTCTTTCAGGTCGCGGATTTCCAGAGTGGATCCTGTTGAGAACATAAACA from Nilaparvata lugens isolate BPH unplaced genomic scaffold, ASM1435652v1 scaffold10807, whole genome shotgun sequence harbors:
- the LOC120355384 gene encoding peroxidasin homolog, which codes for FTRWHTTIINLEREDTGTYKCTASNYIGIITAVAQVLPTFVTTPENLTTKSGSLARLRCVAEGSPAPVITWFKDGNTVTPATRFSILEGGSTLEIRDLKESDSGLYTCLAQNQVGSAEANADLRVKGFGSRPPRILLRPYPISAPLGTSIELPCKADGDPVPVITWQRDGVKLVPDRTH